A region from the Streptomyces tsukubensis genome encodes:
- a CDS encoding DUF4442 domain-containing protein, producing the protein MSVGELLAATVPMVRTLNLEFVEATAERAVLRLPDQADFHNHVGGPHAGAMFTLAESASGAIVLSAFGDQLHRAVPLAVKAEIGYRKLAKGEVTATATLARPAAAVVAELDAGERPEFDVTVEIRRADGAVTGLMTITWTLRPSG; encoded by the coding sequence ATGTCCGTGGGCGAGCTGCTCGCCGCCACCGTCCCCATGGTCCGGACCCTCAATCTGGAGTTTGTGGAAGCCACCGCGGAGCGCGCGGTGCTGCGCCTGCCGGACCAGGCCGACTTCCACAACCACGTCGGCGGACCCCACGCCGGTGCGATGTTCACCCTCGCCGAGTCCGCCAGCGGCGCGATCGTCCTCTCCGCCTTCGGCGACCAGCTGCACCGTGCGGTGCCGCTCGCCGTGAAGGCCGAGATCGGCTACCGGAAGCTGGCCAAGGGAGAGGTGACGGCCACCGCGACACTCGCCCGCCCGGCTGCCGCCGTCGTCGCCGAACTGGACGCGGGGGAGCGGCCCGAATTCGACGTCACGGTCGAGATCCGGCGCGCGGACGGTGCGGTGACGGGGCTGATGACCATCACCTGGACGCTGCGCCCCTCCGGCTGA
- a CDS encoding spermidine synthase, whose protein sequence is MENNRHPGPAEAIPVARAVDHGFARLLPDVDRERARLLTVDGAPQSYVDLDDPTYLEFEYTRRIAHLLDSCAPAGAPLDLLHLGGGALTLPRYAAATRPGSRQDVVEADRGLLELVTEYLPLPAGSGITVHAADARTHVEAAPPDSADVLVADVFGGSRVPAHLTSVEFARAAERVLRPGGVYAANLADGAPFGFLRSQLATFAAVFGELALIAEPAVLRGRRFGNVLLVASHAPLDTATLARRTAADAFPARVEYGPALVRLAGDARPVRDAEAQDSPEPPAGAFGIG, encoded by the coding sequence GTGGAGAACAACCGACACCCCGGACCGGCCGAGGCGATACCCGTCGCACGGGCCGTCGACCACGGCTTCGCCCGGCTCCTGCCCGACGTCGACCGGGAACGGGCGCGGCTGCTGACCGTCGACGGCGCCCCGCAGTCGTACGTCGACCTCGACGACCCCACCTACCTGGAGTTCGAGTACACCCGCCGGATCGCGCACCTGCTCGACTCCTGCGCCCCGGCGGGTGCCCCGCTCGACCTGCTCCACCTCGGCGGGGGCGCACTGACCCTGCCGCGTTACGCCGCCGCGACCAGGCCCGGATCCCGGCAGGACGTGGTGGAGGCCGACCGCGGGCTGCTGGAGCTGGTCACCGAGTATCTGCCGCTGCCCGCCGGATCGGGGATCACGGTCCATGCGGCCGACGCCCGCACCCATGTCGAAGCGGCCCCGCCGGACAGCGCCGACGTCCTCGTCGCCGATGTCTTCGGAGGGTCGCGGGTGCCCGCGCACCTCACGTCCGTCGAGTTCGCCCGGGCCGCGGAGCGGGTCCTGCGGCCCGGCGGGGTGTACGCGGCCAACCTCGCCGACGGCGCGCCCTTCGGCTTCCTCCGCTCCCAGCTCGCCACCTTCGCCGCCGTCTTCGGCGAACTGGCGCTGATCGCGGAGCCCGCCGTGCTGCGGGGGCGCCGTTTCGGCAATGTGCTGCTCGTCGCGTCCCATGCGCCCCTCGACACGGCGACCCTGGCCCGGCGCACCGCGGCGGACGCCTTCCCCGCCCGGGTCGAGTACGGGCCCGCGCTGGTACGGCTCGCCGGGGACGCCCGGCCGGTGCGGGACGCCGAAGCACAGGATTCGCCGGAGCCGCCCGCCGGGGCGTTCGGCATCGGTTGA
- the tuf gene encoding elongation factor Tu, with protein MAKTAYVRTKPHLNIGTMGHVDHGKTTLTAAITKVLSDRGTGSGFVPFDRIDKAPEEAARGITINIAHVEYETDTRHYAHVDMPGHADYVKNMITGAAQLDGAILVVSALDGVMPQTAEHVLLARQVGVDHIVTAITMADAGDDELTDLVELEVRELLTRHGYGGDAAPVVRVSGLRALEGDPRWTGAVEALLDAVDTYVPLPVRYTDAPFLMPVENVLTITGRGTVVTGAVERGTVRVGDRVQVLGADTETVVTGVETFGKPMEYAEAGDSVALLLRGLQRDAVRRGHVVVAPGSATPGRRFTARVYLLSGREGGRTTPVATGYRPQFYLRTADVVGDIDLGEQGVARPGETVAMTVELGRDVPLEAGLGFAIREGGRTVGAGTVTELL; from the coding sequence CGCGGCACCGGCAGCGGCTTCGTGCCCTTCGACCGGATCGACAAGGCGCCCGAGGAGGCGGCGCGCGGTATCACCATCAACATCGCGCACGTCGAGTACGAGACCGACACCCGCCACTACGCCCATGTCGACATGCCCGGCCACGCCGACTACGTCAAGAACATGATCACCGGCGCGGCCCAGCTCGACGGGGCGATCCTCGTGGTCTCCGCGCTCGACGGCGTCATGCCGCAGACCGCCGAGCACGTCCTCCTCGCGCGCCAGGTCGGCGTCGACCACATCGTCACCGCGATCACCATGGCCGACGCGGGCGACGACGAGCTGACGGACCTGGTGGAGCTGGAGGTCCGCGAACTGCTCACCCGGCACGGCTACGGCGGCGACGCCGCGCCCGTCGTCCGGGTCTCGGGACTCCGTGCCCTGGAGGGCGACCCGCGCTGGACGGGTGCCGTCGAGGCGCTCCTCGACGCGGTCGACACCTATGTGCCCCTGCCGGTCCGCTACACGGACGCGCCGTTCCTGATGCCGGTGGAGAACGTCCTCACCATCACCGGGCGCGGCACGGTCGTGACCGGCGCCGTCGAGCGCGGAACCGTGCGCGTCGGCGACCGGGTCCAGGTGCTGGGCGCGGACACCGAGACCGTCGTCACCGGCGTGGAGACCTTCGGCAAGCCGATGGAGTACGCCGAGGCCGGGGACAGCGTGGCGCTGCTGCTGCGCGGACTCCAACGCGACGCGGTCCGCCGGGGCCATGTCGTCGTCGCACCGGGCAGTGCCACCCCGGGCCGGCGCTTCACGGCGCGCGTCTATCTGCTCTCCGGGCGCGAGGGCGGCAGGACCACACCGGTCGCCACCGGCTACCGGCCGCAGTTCTACCTCCGCACCGCGGACGTCGTCGGGGACATCGACCTCGGTGAGCAGGGCGTCGCACGCCCCGGGGAGACGGTCGCCATGACCGTCGAGCTGGGCCGGGACGTCCCGCTGGAGGCGGGTCTCGGCTTCGCGATCCGCGAGGGCGGCCGTACCGTCGGCGCGGGCACGGTGACCGAGCTGCTCTGA